The Methanobacterium formicicum genome includes a region encoding these proteins:
- a CDS encoding DUF6506 family protein produces the protein MKTKAAFIFVAPEADPQKHCAVIESPVIELSVVGVKNYQEAEEAAQKLVADGVTAIELCAGFGSEGTARIARAVKGKAVVGAVRFDLHPAFDHQSGDELF, from the coding sequence ATGAAAACTAAAGCCGCATTTATATTTGTTGCCCCGGAAGCTGATCCGCAAAAGCACTGTGCAGTAATTGAATCACCAGTAATTGAACTTTCGGTGGTCGGTGTTAAAAATTATCAGGAAGCAGAAGAAGCTGCCCAAAAATTAGTTGCTGATGGTGTGACTGCCATTGAACTATGTGCTGGGTTTGGAAGTGAAGGAACTGCTCGTATTGCCCGGGCAGTGAAGGGAAAAGCAGTGGTAGGGGCCGTACGTTTTGATCTGCACCCTGCTTTTGACCACCAGAGTGGGGATGAACTTTTTTAG
- a CDS encoding prenyltransferase/squalene oxidase repeat-containing protein produces the protein MTHLMTKFRYNPLKPLLESDDPAIIYFTRRDILEERVDPITKLWNLPPIQKLLIKQLDDGSWPSKGKTKHAGVKYSLIETWKALRFLIQQYQMNNTHPAIRKASEYVFSCQTDEGDIRGILANQYAPYYTGALMYLLILAGYADNPRIEKGFRWLLKMRQNDGGWVIGSPGITGIPHLTRQELYDLTSNENRETVRALDKSQPFSAAGTGMVLRAFSVHPAYKKSKAARTAALLLKSKFFKKDNWNSYQHPDNWLRFQYPFWWTNLVTALDSLSRMGFSPEDPDIENALNWLVNHQEADGLWKVSYSRIHKEPDKKRTLTSRLWVTLSICRIFKRFYSDF, from the coding sequence ATGACCCATCTGATGACTAAATTTAGATACAACCCATTAAAACCACTTTTAGAATCAGATGACCCGGCAATTATATATTTTACCCGAAGAGACATACTGGAAGAACGGGTGGATCCGATCACTAAATTGTGGAATTTACCCCCAATCCAGAAACTCCTAATAAAACAGCTTGATGACGGTTCATGGCCGTCCAAAGGCAAAACTAAACATGCCGGCGTTAAATATTCATTAATTGAAACCTGGAAAGCTTTGAGATTTTTAATCCAACAGTACCAGATGAACAACACCCATCCCGCCATCAGGAAAGCTTCTGAGTATGTATTTTCCTGTCAAACTGATGAAGGAGACATCCGGGGAATTTTGGCCAACCAGTATGCCCCCTATTACACCGGGGCATTGATGTACCTACTTATCCTGGCAGGCTATGCAGATAACCCCCGTATTGAAAAAGGGTTCAGATGGCTCCTCAAAATGAGACAGAATGATGGGGGCTGGGTAATTGGCAGCCCGGGTATCACTGGTATTCCCCATCTCACCCGCCAGGAACTTTACGATTTAACTTCCAATGAAAATAGGGAAACTGTCCGGGCCTTGGATAAATCCCAGCCTTTCTCCGCAGCAGGTACAGGGATGGTTCTCCGGGCATTTTCTGTTCATCCTGCTTACAAAAAATCCAAAGCGGCCCGGACTGCTGCCCTGCTTTTAAAATCAAAATTCTTTAAAAAAGACAACTGGAACTCCTATCAGCATCCGGATAACTGGTTAAGATTCCAGTATCCCTTCTGGTGGACCAATCTTGTCACGGCACTGGATTCCCTTTCCCGGATGGGTTTTTCCCCCGAAGATCCAGACATTGAAAATGCATTGAACTGGTTAGTTAACCATCAGGAAGCGGACGGGTTATGGAAAGTGTCCTATTCCCGAATTCACAAAGAACCGGATAAAAAGAGAACGTTAACATCCCGATTATGGGTTACTCTATCCATCTGTAGAATTTTTAAAAGGTTTTACTCGGATTTTTAA
- a CDS encoding aldo/keto reductase codes for MLYRNFGKTGKKVSILGFGCMRLPILEGNPERINEPLATEMLHHAIDQGVNYVDTAYPYHGLDATQGGQSEILLGNALKDGNRDEVYLSTKLPSWLINKKEDLDHYLNEQLRRLQTDRIDFYLLHGLGQRTWETLTSLDVFQFLDSAREDGRIGYAGFSFHDELKLFKEIVDSYPWSFSQIQYNYMDQDFQAGRVGLEYAASQGLGTVVMEPLRGGCLVRNIPSDIQTMWDSAPVKRTHAEWALRFLWDQSKVNVVLSGMSTLEDVKENLRIANDGQIHSLTETERDLIEKVRRTYKARTHVGCTACGYCMPCPEGVDIPLNLNLLNDVYLYQNLEKPSGNYKFLKAKGGSASFCTQCGECEEKCTQNIAIRKYLQETVETFEN; via the coding sequence ATGTTATACAGAAACTTTGGAAAAACTGGTAAAAAAGTTTCCATACTTGGTTTTGGATGCATGCGCCTTCCCATACTGGAGGGAAACCCGGAAAGGATAAATGAACCCCTGGCAACAGAGATGCTGCACCACGCCATAGACCAGGGTGTGAATTACGTGGACACTGCTTACCCTTATCATGGCCTCGATGCCACCCAGGGTGGTCAGAGCGAGATCCTACTGGGAAATGCACTGAAAGATGGAAACCGTGATGAGGTGTACTTATCCACTAAATTACCCAGCTGGTTGATAAACAAAAAGGAGGATCTGGACCATTATCTTAACGAACAGCTTCGGAGGCTTCAAACTGACCGTATTGACTTTTACCTCCTCCATGGCCTGGGGCAGAGAACCTGGGAAACTTTGACCAGTTTGGATGTTTTTCAGTTTCTGGACTCGGCCCGGGAAGATGGTCGGATAGGATACGCTGGTTTTTCATTCCATGATGAACTTAAACTCTTCAAAGAGATAGTGGACTCTTATCCCTGGAGTTTTTCCCAGATACAATACAACTACATGGACCAGGACTTCCAGGCAGGGAGAGTCGGTCTGGAGTACGCTGCATCCCAAGGTTTGGGAACTGTGGTTATGGAACCACTGCGTGGTGGTTGCCTGGTGAGAAACATTCCCTCTGATATTCAGACTATGTGGGACAGTGCTCCGGTTAAAAGAACACACGCAGAATGGGCCTTGAGGTTCCTCTGGGATCAAAGTAAAGTGAATGTTGTTTTAAGCGGTATGAGTACCCTGGAAGATGTAAAAGAGAATTTACGAATTGCTAATGATGGACAAATCCATAGTTTGACGGAAACTGAGAGAGATCTGATAGAGAAAGTTCGGAGGACTTATAAGGCCAGGACACATGTTGGTTGTACTGCCTGTGGTTACTGCATGCCCTGTCCCGAAGGAGTGGACATTCCCCTGAATCTAAACTTGTTAAATGATGTTTATCTATATCAGAACCTGGAAAAACCCTCGGGGAATTACAAGTTCCTAAAAGCTAAGGGGGGCAGTGCATCATTTTGCACCCAATGCGGTGAGTGTGAGGAAAAATGCACCCAGAACATAGCAATACGCAAATATCTCCAGGAAACTGTGGAGACCTTTGAAAACTAA
- a CDS encoding MFS transporter: protein MNNNVSKGGNSPLSSSEDKGKQGLDYKWIALSNVIIASMMGTINGSITLISLPAIFNGIHIDPLTSFQYLLWILMGYGLVTATLLLSFGRLSDMYGRVKLFKLGFLIFTVGSILLYLTPSTGDAGAIEIILFRIVQAVGSALTMANSSAILTDAFPVSERGKALGINMVALMSGQFVGLLLGGILAVFDWRYVFLVSVPFGILGTVWSTFKLKEVSLRAPKTKLDIWGNLTFVSGITILLLGVTYGLMPYGSDAMGWNNPWVMASMIGGFILLALFPVVESKVENPMFRLDLFKIKMFSYANVAGFLSSLSRGGMMFMLILLLQGIWLPLHGYSYESTPFWAGVYMLPLTLGVIIMGPISGILSDKYGPRWIATIGMVMNTIGFLALASLPYNFNYWELGLTLFFMGLGSGMFGSPNSASIMNSVPPQERGVASGMLTTIMNTAFTASMAIFFTIVIVGITQRFPDAIASSLASIGAVQLAPVLSNIPPTGALFSAFLGYNPVETILSSVPSAVVSHIPPATLTTLTGTTWFPSTLAEAFMPSLRVSFYIGAFFCGLSAILSALRGERYIHELEVIKINPDEDKTKE from the coding sequence ATGAATAATAACGTTTCTAAAGGGGGCAATTCGCCTCTCAGCTCGTCAGAAGATAAAGGAAAACAAGGACTGGATTATAAATGGATAGCACTATCCAACGTTATAATCGCCTCCATGATGGGAACCATCAACGGTAGTATAACCCTGATATCCCTTCCCGCTATCTTCAACGGCATTCACATTGACCCTTTAACCTCTTTCCAGTATCTCTTATGGATACTGATGGGATACGGACTGGTAACCGCCACCTTGCTTTTGAGTTTCGGGCGGCTGTCGGATATGTACGGCAGGGTGAAGCTTTTTAAACTGGGATTTTTGATATTTACCGTAGGCTCAATACTGCTTTACCTTACCCCGTCCACTGGTGACGCTGGGGCCATAGAAATCATCCTCTTCAGGATAGTTCAGGCTGTGGGCAGTGCCCTGACCATGGCCAACAGTTCGGCCATACTAACCGATGCTTTCCCGGTGAGTGAGAGAGGAAAGGCCCTGGGTATAAACATGGTGGCCCTTATGTCTGGCCAATTTGTGGGGCTCCTCCTGGGAGGAATACTGGCGGTCTTCGACTGGAGATATGTATTCCTGGTAAGTGTGCCCTTTGGAATCTTAGGAACAGTCTGGTCCACCTTCAAACTTAAAGAAGTATCACTCCGTGCCCCCAAAACCAAACTGGACATCTGGGGAAACCTCACTTTCGTCTCCGGTATAACCATACTCCTCCTGGGAGTAACCTACGGATTAATGCCCTACGGCAGTGATGCCATGGGTTGGAACAACCCCTGGGTCATGGCCTCCATGATAGGAGGATTCATTCTCCTGGCACTCTTCCCGGTGGTGGAAAGTAAAGTGGAAAACCCCATGTTCCGACTGGACCTTTTCAAGATAAAAATGTTCAGTTACGCCAATGTTGCTGGTTTCCTCAGTTCACTGAGCAGAGGAGGTATGATGTTTATGCTCATACTTCTTCTCCAGGGGATATGGTTACCTCTACATGGATACAGCTATGAATCCACCCCATTCTGGGCTGGAGTTTACATGTTACCCCTCACCCTGGGAGTGATAATAATGGGACCCATCTCGGGAATACTCTCCGATAAATACGGTCCCCGCTGGATCGCCACCATAGGGATGGTAATGAACACCATCGGATTCTTGGCCTTAGCCTCACTTCCTTATAACTTCAATTACTGGGAATTAGGTTTAACCCTATTCTTCATGGGGCTGGGAAGTGGAATGTTCGGTTCACCAAACAGCGCATCCATAATGAACTCCGTACCTCCCCAGGAAAGGGGTGTAGCTTCCGGCATGCTGACCACCATAATGAACACGGCCTTCACTGCCAGTATGGCTATTTTCTTCACCATAGTCATTGTGGGAATAACCCAGCGCTTCCCGGATGCAATTGCCTCCTCCCTGGCAAGTATTGGAGCAGTACAACTGGCCCCCGTCCTCAGTAACATACCACCAACTGGAGCGCTGTTCTCGGCATTCCTGGGTTATAACCCGGTTGAAACCATCTTAAGCAGTGTGCCCTCAGCAGTGGTTAGCCACATACCTCCCGCAACCTTAACCACCCTAACTGGAACTACCTGGTTCCCATCCACGTTGGCTGAAGCCTTTATGCCCTCATTGAGAGTCTCGTTCTACATTGGGGCTTTCTTTTGTGGTCTGTCGGCTATATTATCTGCTCTACGTGGTGAAAGGTACATCCATGAGCTGGAAGTAATCAAAATCAACCCAGATGAGGATAAAACCAAGGAATAA
- a CDS encoding flavodoxin family protein, with protein MKIAIIYKSIHHGNTKKIAEVMAETLKADLFDLKDVNMDVIGKYDLIGFGSGKYFLRPHKKLRNFVEKMDDVNSKKAFVFSTSGDGKPMGWLEKNLSKKGFDVLGEFYCKGFDTYAFAKIIHRGGLNKGNPDEKDLENARNFAESLKKKF; from the coding sequence ATGAAAATCGCCATAATTTACAAGTCCATACACCATGGAAACACCAAAAAAATTGCAGAAGTCATGGCAGAGACCTTAAAAGCGGATTTGTTCGACTTGAAAGATGTAAACATGGATGTTATTGGGAAATATGATCTGATTGGCTTTGGTTCAGGAAAATATTTTTTGAGACCCCATAAAAAGTTGAGAAATTTTGTTGAAAAGATGGATGATGTGAATAGTAAAAAGGCCTTTGTATTCTCAACCAGTGGAGATGGTAAACCAATGGGATGGTTAGAAAAAAACTTATCTAAAAAGGGTTTTGACGTCCTGGGGGAATTTTACTGTAAAGGATTTGACACCTACGCCTTCGCCAAAATAATCCATAGAGGAGGTTTAAATAAAGGAAACCCCGATGAAAAAGACCTTGAAAATGCTCGAAATTTCGCAGAAAGTCTAAAAAAGAAATTTTGA
- the ectB gene encoding diaminobutyrate--2-oxoglutarate transaminase: MKTFKEHESQVRSYIRSFPAIFQKAKGATVFDEQGKKYIDFFAGAGTLNYGHNNPLVSEALINYLKEDYIIHGLDQATAAKKVFLEKFYDTILQPRHMEYKIQFTGPTGTNAVESALKLVRMVKGRSNIIAFTNAFHGLTMGSMAVTANEFYRDEAFINRANVSFMPFDGYLGEDVNTAHYLRKFLEDQSSGVDLPAAVLLETIQAEGGINVASAEWLREIEQICKDFDILLIVDDIQVGNGRTGTFFSFENAGINPDIITLSKSIGGGLPLSMVMMRGELDQWKPGEHTGTFRGNNLAFVAATELLSYWENDNLSKAVYNKEKIIKEKLTGIKDQYPEIQADVRGRGMIYGLKVPLMGFSSSVSEEAFSRYLLIELAGANDDVLKLLPPLTIENDLLREGLQIIEDSVQVVMERREAILEGLNHDSQNPG; the protein is encoded by the coding sequence ATGAAAACATTCAAAGAACACGAATCACAAGTACGTAGCTATATAAGAAGTTTCCCTGCCATATTCCAGAAAGCAAAGGGTGCCACCGTATTTGATGAACAGGGCAAAAAGTATATTGATTTTTTTGCAGGTGCCGGGACATTGAACTACGGACACAACAACCCACTGGTTTCAGAAGCCCTGATAAACTACTTAAAAGAGGACTACATTATCCACGGCCTGGATCAGGCCACCGCCGCTAAAAAGGTATTCCTGGAAAAATTCTACGACACCATCCTGCAACCCAGACACATGGAGTATAAAATACAGTTTACTGGCCCAACTGGTACCAATGCCGTTGAATCAGCATTGAAATTAGTTAGAATGGTTAAAGGAAGATCCAACATCATTGCCTTTACCAATGCCTTTCACGGTCTCACCATGGGTTCCATGGCGGTAACTGCCAATGAATTCTATAGGGACGAAGCATTCATTAACCGGGCCAACGTGAGTTTCATGCCCTTTGACGGATACCTGGGAGAGGATGTTAACACCGCACATTACCTCCGGAAGTTCCTGGAAGATCAAAGTAGTGGCGTGGACCTGCCAGCAGCAGTACTACTGGAGACCATCCAGGCGGAGGGGGGTATAAATGTGGCCAGTGCTGAATGGCTGAGGGAAATCGAACAGATATGTAAAGATTTTGATATACTGCTAATTGTGGATGATATCCAGGTGGGAAACGGTCGGACCGGGACTTTCTTCAGTTTTGAAAATGCCGGGATCAACCCGGACATTATCACCCTTTCCAAATCAATTGGAGGGGGCTTACCATTATCCATGGTAATGATGAGGGGAGAACTCGACCAGTGGAAACCAGGCGAACACACCGGAACATTCCGGGGAAACAACCTGGCCTTCGTGGCCGCTACCGAACTTTTAAGTTACTGGGAAAATGATAATCTTTCTAAAGCTGTTTATAACAAGGAAAAAATTATTAAAGAAAAATTAACAGGAATAAAAGACCAGTACCCAGAAATACAGGCAGATGTGCGTGGCCGGGGAATGATATATGGACTTAAGGTTCCCTTAATGGGTTTCAGTAGCAGTGTATCTGAAGAAGCATTTTCCCGGTACCTCCTCATTGAACTGGCAGGAGCCAACGATGATGTGCTTAAACTCCTACCACCCCTAACCATTGAAAATGATCTTCTCCGGGAAGGACTGCAGATTATAGAAGATTCTGTACAGGTGGTTATGGAAAGAAGGGAAGCCATACTTGAGGGTTTAAACCATGATAGTCAGAACCCGGGATGA
- a CDS encoding flavodoxin family protein, translated as MKIGIVVYSQTGHTYSVAEKLQEKLQEKLQANGHSVDIERVTTVGDVNPGSKNVTFQNQPDVQGYDALVFGSPVHAFNLAPAMRAYLEQIPSLQGKNVACYVTKGLPFHRTGGNQAISQMKKICQSKGATIVGTDILVWRGSTGKKIDELTGKFSVIF; from the coding sequence ATGAAAATAGGAATTGTAGTCTATTCCCAAACTGGGCACACCTATTCTGTAGCGGAAAAACTACAGGAAAAACTACAGGAAAAACTACAGGCCAATGGACATTCGGTGGATATTGAACGGGTAACCACGGTGGGTGATGTGAATCCGGGGTCCAAGAACGTCACCTTCCAGAATCAACCTGATGTACAGGGCTATGATGCACTGGTATTCGGTTCTCCAGTGCATGCCTTTAACCTGGCCCCAGCAATGAGAGCTTACTTGGAGCAGATCCCGTCTTTACAGGGTAAAAATGTAGCCTGTTACGTTACTAAGGGGTTACCCTTCCACCGTACCGGGGGAAACCAGGCCATATCCCAGATGAAAAAGATCTGCCAGTCCAAAGGAGCCACTATCGTGGGAACAGATATACTGGTTTGGAGAGGGAGCACGGGTAAAAAGATTGATGAATTGACTGGAAAATTCAGTGTCATCTTTTAA
- a CDS encoding HAAS signaling domain-containing protein: protein MNKDEYLKELRKLLRKLPKEDREDIISDYEEHFTIGMEKGRTEEEISKALGNPKNVAKQIKADHMVKKAEDKPSVGSIIEAILAIMGLGLFNLIFVAVPVLVVVAIIITLFVIGFVMIFGGIYWVLLPLLSFIFPKLLLTPSIVPNTSVLMDSLFTMLGGFAVTIGGILLVVAMVYVSKWFYELMIRYLKLNLRIIEGRKRDV, encoded by the coding sequence ATGAATAAGGATGAATATCTAAAGGAACTTAGAAAACTCCTGAGAAAACTTCCAAAGGAGGATAGGGAAGACATAATTTCTGACTACGAAGAGCACTTTACAATTGGTATGGAAAAGGGCAGAACTGAAGAAGAAATCTCAAAGGCCCTGGGAAATCCCAAAAACGTGGCCAAGCAGATCAAAGCCGATCATATGGTCAAAAAGGCGGAGGATAAACCTTCAGTGGGCAGTATAATTGAAGCAATCCTGGCAATAATGGGGTTAGGTCTTTTTAATCTGATATTTGTGGCAGTGCCCGTTCTGGTGGTTGTAGCTATCATAATTACTCTGTTCGTCATTGGTTTTGTAATGATATTTGGAGGAATTTACTGGGTTCTGTTACCGCTGTTGAGCTTCATTTTCCCAAAATTGCTATTGACACCGTCGATTGTTCCAAACACTAGTGTATTGATGGATAGTCTATTTACCATGCTGGGTGGATTTGCGGTAACCATCGGGGGAATTCTTCTGGTGGTGGCCATGGTGTACGTGTCTAAATGGTTCTACGAATTAATGATCAGATACCTGAAATTAAATTTAAGAATTATAGAAGGACGTAAAAGAGATGTTTAA
- a CDS encoding class I SAM-dependent methyltransferase, which yields MQQWYQELFNSFVNKYENESFTQGTVGEVDFLESEINHDKSCKILDVGCGTGRHAIELTKRGYQVTGVDLSEKMLKRAREKAAESGVGIDFIQADARNLPFQGEFDLVVMLCEGGFPLMETDEMNFQILESASRSLKKGGKLIFTTLNGLFPLFHSVKDFINSNSESQTNRENSFNLMTFRDEYQMEIEDDEGKVLNLNCNERYYVPSEITWLLKSLNFNPVDIYGCKLGEFSRNDPLTTEDYEMLVVAEYLINE from the coding sequence ATGCAACAATGGTACCAGGAGCTATTCAACAGTTTCGTAAACAAATATGAAAACGAATCATTCACCCAGGGAACAGTAGGAGAAGTAGATTTTCTGGAATCAGAAATAAATCATGATAAAAGCTGTAAAATATTAGATGTGGGTTGTGGAACAGGTCGACATGCCATTGAACTCACTAAACGAGGTTACCAGGTTACAGGTGTTGATTTATCTGAAAAAATGCTTAAAAGGGCCAGAGAAAAGGCAGCAGAATCTGGAGTGGGAATCGATTTTATACAGGCCGATGCCCGAAACCTTCCATTCCAGGGAGAGTTTGACCTGGTGGTCATGCTGTGTGAGGGTGGATTCCCCCTCATGGAAACCGATGAAATGAACTTCCAGATACTGGAAAGTGCCAGCCGATCATTAAAGAAGGGTGGTAAACTAATATTCACCACCTTAAATGGGCTTTTCCCCTTATTCCATTCAGTTAAAGATTTTATAAACTCTAATTCTGAATCTCAAACCAATAGGGAGAATTCATTTAATTTAATGACCTTCCGGGATGAATACCAGATGGAAATAGAAGATGATGAAGGTAAAGTCCTGAATTTAAACTGTAATGAACGATACTACGTTCCCTCCGAAATAACCTGGTTGTTAAAGTCTTTGAACTTCAACCCCGTAGACATTTACGGGTGTAAACTCGGCGAATTCAGTAGAAACGATCCTTTAACCACGGAAGACTATGAAATGCTGGTTGTAGCTGAATATTTAATAAATGAATAA
- a CDS encoding ArsR/SmtB family transcription factor has product MKKVFLWWLIAGNKGGENRGRIIVELNKRPYNANKLAEKLSLDYKTIRHHIDILEENNLVESTGEKYGALYFLSDEMEKNYNLFLSIWEEFKEE; this is encoded by the coding sequence ATGAAGAAAGTGTTTTTATGGTGGTTAATTGCAGGAAATAAAGGCGGGGAGAACCGTGGCCGAATAATAGTTGAACTGAATAAAAGGCCCTACAATGCTAATAAACTCGCTGAAAAGCTTTCCCTGGATTATAAAACCATCAGACACCATATAGATATTTTAGAGGAAAACAACTTAGTTGAATCCACTGGGGAAAAGTATGGTGCCTTGTATTTCCTTTCAGATGAGATGGAAAAAAATTATAACTTATTCCTATCGATTTGGGAAGAATTTAAGGAAGAATAA
- a CDS encoding PadR family transcriptional regulator, which produces MNTQFKKGVLELCVLVLLDRKDCYGYEMVDEISKNISISEGTIYPLLKRLKKEGFLDSYLKESQGGPPRKYYQLTTLGKVKKEELVKEWRSFSVGVNNLLYSEITNDSGDIKDE; this is translated from the coding sequence ATGAACACTCAATTTAAAAAGGGGGTACTGGAACTCTGTGTTCTGGTCCTTCTTGACAGAAAAGACTGTTATGGTTATGAAATGGTAGATGAAATCTCCAAAAATATCTCCATTTCTGAAGGAACCATTTACCCACTTCTCAAAAGGTTAAAAAAGGAGGGATTCCTGGATTCATATTTGAAAGAATCCCAGGGGGGTCCTCCTCGAAAATATTACCAGTTGACTACTTTGGGTAAGGTTAAAAAAGAAGAATTAGTTAAAGAATGGCGGAGTTTCTCCGTAGGTGTCAATAATTTATTATACTCTGAAATTACGAATGATTCGGGGGACATTAAGGATGAATAA
- a CDS encoding ectoine synthase, which produces MIVRTRDEVEGSSREVFAENGNWVSKRFLREEDNMGFSLNETIIYANSETLIWYKNHLEAVYCVDGEGEIETTEDGTVYPIKPGTMYALNKNDRHYLRAYNKDLRLLCVFNPPLVGDEVHDEDGSY; this is translated from the coding sequence ATGATAGTCAGAACCCGGGATGAAGTGGAAGGCAGTTCCCGGGAAGTATTCGCTGAAAACGGTAACTGGGTTAGCAAACGTTTCCTGCGGGAAGAAGACAACATGGGTTTTTCACTCAACGAAACCATAATCTACGCCAACAGTGAAACTTTGATATGGTATAAAAACCATTTAGAGGCTGTTTACTGTGTGGATGGTGAGGGAGAGATAGAAACTACTGAGGATGGCACGGTTTATCCCATCAAACCCGGCACAATGTACGCCCTTAATAAAAACGACCGGCATTATCTCCGGGCTTACAACAAGGATTTGCGGCTTTTATGTGTTTTTAACCCACCACTGGTGGGGGATGAGGTCCATGACGAGGATGGTTCCTACTGA
- a CDS encoding flavodoxin family protein, with amino-acid sequence MEKEGKMKDQLPQKNLLVLYSYHHQNTLKIAKVFSKVLNAPIKEPNKIDPDTLTEYNLVGFGSGIYSAKHHEYLLELVDRLPLVMDKKAFLFSTSGITGKSKAYKDHAALREKLESKGYVIMDEFQCKGFNTNSFLKLFGGMNKGRPHARDLKDAEDFAENLKRTQEL; translated from the coding sequence ATGGAAAAAGAAGGAAAAATGAAGGATCAGTTGCCACAGAAAAATTTACTGGTTTTATATTCATATCATCATCAAAATACACTGAAAATAGCTAAAGTTTTTTCTAAAGTTCTTAATGCACCGATAAAAGAACCAAATAAAATAGATCCGGACACACTTACAGAGTATAATCTGGTTGGTTTCGGCTCCGGGATTTACAGTGCCAAACACCATGAATATCTCTTAGAACTGGTGGATAGACTCCCTCTGGTCATGGATAAGAAAGCATTTCTCTTCTCAACCAGTGGAATAACCGGGAAATCCAAGGCATACAAGGATCACGCTGCACTCCGGGAAAAATTAGAATCAAAGGGGTACGTGATCATGGATGAATTCCAGTGTAAGGGTTTTAACACCAACAGTTTTTTGAAATTGTTTGGGGGAATGAATAAGGGCCGACCCCATGCCCGGGATCTTAAAGACGCCGAGGACTTTGCGGAGAATTTAAAAAGAACACAAGAATTATAG
- the ectA gene encoding diaminobutyrate acetyltransferase, translated as MGPENDENQPVKIRTPQIKDGNQIYHLVKKSKPLDINSLYSYLLICTHFDETSAVAEWNNKIIGFISAYINPHQENNLFIWQVAVLPTMRGQGLATQMIEHILHRKETQSIEFIETTVTPTNDASMALFKNIAANLDTNLEKTSFFTRELFGNPHHEEELLLQIGPLNNK; from the coding sequence ATGGGCCCAGAAAATGATGAAAATCAGCCAGTAAAAATCCGAACCCCACAAATAAAAGATGGAAATCAGATTTATCATCTGGTAAAAAAAAGTAAACCATTAGATATCAACTCATTATACAGTTATCTGTTGATATGTACTCATTTTGACGAGACCAGTGCAGTTGCAGAATGGAATAATAAAATAATAGGTTTCATATCCGCTTACATTAATCCACACCAGGAAAACAACCTTTTTATATGGCAGGTGGCGGTGCTCCCCACCATGCGTGGTCAAGGCCTGGCCACACAGATGATAGAACATATCCTCCACCGAAAAGAAACCCAATCCATTGAATTTATTGAAACCACAGTAACCCCCACCAATGATGCTTCCATGGCTTTGTTTAAGAATATTGCAGCCAATCTGGATACAAACTTAGAGAAAACATCATTTTTTACCCGAGAACTCTTTGGTAACCCCCATCATGAAGAAGAGTTACTTCTCCAAATAGGACCCTTAAATAATAAATAA
- a CDS encoding ArsR/SmtB family transcription factor: MDTAKMAKVFKALSNPNRLELYLKIVKKQKTSYKTGYGCFISDITQSLNIGAPTISHHLKELSNADLISTERKGKYLVARVNEEMIHEVNKLLKFPKED; the protein is encoded by the coding sequence ATGGACACTGCTAAAATGGCCAAGGTTTTTAAAGCCCTTTCCAACCCGAATCGACTGGAATTATATTTAAAAATCGTTAAAAAACAAAAAACCAGTTATAAAACAGGATATGGGTGTTTCATAAGTGACATAACCCAATCACTTAACATAGGTGCCCCTACTATCTCCCACCACCTTAAAGAGCTATCCAATGCTGATCTTATCTCCACCGAAAGGAAAGGGAAGTATTTAGTGGCCCGAGTCAATGAAGAAATGATCCATGAAGTTAATAAACTTTTAAAGTTCCCTAAAGAAGATTAA